In one Inquilinus sp. Marseille-Q2685 genomic region, the following are encoded:
- a CDS encoding choline ABC transporter substrate-binding protein, translated as MMSWRLSGLVLGLALAAGTAQAADPASCRKVRFSDVGWTDITATTGIASTVLKGLGYEPSAEVLSVPVTYVSLKNKNIDIFLGNWMPTQAADIQPYLDDKSVENVRVNLEGAKYTLAVPDYVFEGGVKDFADLAKNGDKFDKKIYGIEPGNDGNRQIQSMIDKDAFGLKDWQLVESSEQGMLSQVDRAIRRKEWIVFLGWAPHPMNKNFALQYLSGGDDFFGPNYGGATVLTNVRAGYRTDCPNVGKLLDNLVFSLDIENAVMAGILDEGKSGDQAAADYLKANPDVLTPWLAGVTTFDGKDGLAAVKASLGL; from the coding sequence ATGATGTCGTGGCGTTTGAGCGGGCTGGTGCTGGGCCTAGCCCTGGCCGCCGGGACGGCCCAGGCGGCCGATCCGGCGAGCTGCCGTAAGGTGCGGTTCTCCGATGTCGGCTGGACCGACATCACCGCGACCACCGGGATCGCCTCGACCGTGCTGAAAGGGCTGGGCTACGAGCCCTCGGCCGAGGTGCTGTCGGTCCCGGTCACCTATGTCTCGCTGAAGAACAAGAACATCGACATCTTCCTCGGCAACTGGATGCCGACCCAGGCGGCGGACATCCAGCCCTATCTCGACGACAAGTCGGTCGAGAACGTGCGCGTCAACCTCGAGGGCGCGAAATACACCCTGGCGGTGCCGGACTACGTCTTCGAGGGTGGGGTGAAGGACTTCGCCGATCTGGCGAAGAACGGCGACAAGTTCGACAAGAAGATCTACGGCATCGAACCCGGCAACGACGGCAACCGGCAGATCCAGTCGATGATCGACAAGGATGCCTTCGGCCTGAAGGATTGGCAGCTGGTCGAATCGAGCGAGCAGGGCATGCTGTCCCAGGTGGACCGGGCGATCCGCCGCAAGGAATGGATAGTGTTCCTCGGCTGGGCGCCGCATCCCATGAACAAGAACTTTGCGCTGCAATACCTGTCGGGCGGCGACGACTTCTTCGGACCGAACTACGGCGGCGCCACGGTGCTGACCAACGTCCGCGCCGGCTATCGGACGGACTGCCCGAATGTCGGCAAGCTGCTGGACAACCTGGTCTTCTCGCTCGACATCGAGAACGCCGTGATGGCCGGCATCCTCGACGAGGGCAAGAGCGGCGACCAGGCGGCGGCCGACTATCTCAAGGCCAACCCGGATGTGCTGACGCCCTGGCTCGCCGGCGTGACCACCTTCGACGGCAAGGACGGCCTCGCCGCGGTGAAGGCGTCTCTCGGCCTCTAA